A single genomic interval of Candidatus Jordarchaeales archaeon harbors:
- a CDS encoding ATP-binding protein, whose translation MVLVNGYILTFGVGGVSLENNFDPVLLRAFMSCQVDEYDYMRSKDQILKGEAPVGFIVSPTSTKLCNFAVFDYADDYVYEGQLLTVKHGGAKIIGLVTSLNAATRGATTDVLNYFSSIYGEIPHLEQNLKYGELRIYGKPAGPGVTSIAYPPKPCSPVYVANKEDYRLLFKDPAREDEYFAIGKIREADYPVEVDASAILRLGVGIFARIGMGKSVTAACFLVGLSSLSKKINVIVWDHTGEYATSNLGELCSRFEVLQSSELPVIPTDASDLVKLLMLDVLPSQARKAVEVAADLFVMDFLGGEVELDARVFMNYVNEWLKEFYSKDQSTRTWSVAIEKRVKMLGSSFFNGSSINDYSKVWKLAANRVLVIDASQDSLEARQAKLGTIADLILRKRLPIHLVIDEAKNYIPETGGAYSQVVVGKPFLCLGKITSLSEEGRKFGANLTVINQRISRISKAVFSNLNTLFCGCLTAASDMSAIESYTDFPEIKSILPRLGVGEFLVAGMATPIREPICVAIDKGDIRLGYGHKTVFELHEEFAEGVARLEPS comes from the coding sequence ATGGTTCTAGTGAACGGTTACATATTGACTTTTGGGGTTGGTGGTGTGTCTCTGGAAAATAATTTCGATCCGGTGTTGCTGCGTGCCTTCATGAGTTGCCAGGTTGACGAGTACGACTACATGAGGTCCAAGGACCAGATACTTAAGGGTGAGGCTCCCGTCGGGTTCATAGTGAGTCCGACGAGCACCAAGCTTTGCAATTTTGCCGTGTTTGATTACGCTGACGATTATGTTTACGAGGGGCAACTTTTAACGGTTAAGCATGGGGGAGCTAAAATAATAGGTTTGGTGACCAGTCTCAACGCTGCCACTCGAGGCGCCACAACGGACGTTTTAAACTACTTCTCCAGTATTTACGGCGAGATTCCCCATCTTGAGCAAAACCTCAAGTATGGTGAGTTGCGGATTTACGGCAAGCCCGCTGGTCCAGGTGTTACGAGCATCGCTTATCCTCCGAAGCCGTGCTCTCCTGTGTACGTTGCCAATAAGGAGGACTACCGTCTGCTGTTCAAGGACCCCGCAAGGGAGGACGAGTACTTCGCTATAGGTAAGATCAGGGAGGCGGATTATCCTGTGGAAGTTGACGCCTCCGCGATTTTGAGGCTTGGCGTCGGCATATTTGCCCGCATAGGTATGGGGAAGAGTGTGACTGCCGCTTGCTTCCTCGTCGGCTTGTCTTCCCTGTCGAAGAAGATTAACGTTATAGTCTGGGATCACACGGGGGAGTATGCTACCAGCAATCTTGGTGAGCTCTGTAGCAGGTTTGAGGTGCTTCAAAGCTCGGAACTACCAGTTATCCCCACTGATGCAAGCGACTTAGTTAAACTTTTGATGCTTGACGTGCTCCCCTCTCAGGCTCGTAAAGCCGTCGAGGTGGCTGCGGATCTTTTTGTAATGGACTTTTTGGGGGGCGAGGTCGAGCTTGACGCGCGCGTCTTCATGAATTACGTTAATGAGTGGCTTAAGGAGTTTTACAGCAAGGACCAGTCGACTAGGACCTGGAGTGTTGCTATAGAGAAGCGAGTTAAAATGCTCGGCTCAAGCTTTTTCAACGGAAGCAGTATCAACGATTACTCGAAGGTCTGGAAGCTTGCAGCTAACAGGGTGCTTGTAATTGACGCCTCTCAGGATTCGCTAGAGGCGAGGCAGGCGAAGCTGGGAACCATCGCTGACTTGATACTTAGAAAGCGTCTTCCAATACACCTAGTGATAGATGAGGCCAAGAACTACATCCCGGAAACTGGCGGAGCGTATTCGCAGGTCGTGGTCGGCAAGCCTTTCCTCTGCCTTGGGAAGATCACGAGTCTCTCTGAGGAGGGGAGGAAGTTTGGAGCCAACCTTACAGTCATTAACCAGCGGATATCTAGGATATCTAAGGCCGTTTTCTCCAACCTAAACACTCTGTTCTGCGGCTGCCTTACTGCTGCAAGCGACATGAGCGCGATAGAGAGTTACACTGACTTCCCAGAGATAAAAAGCATTCTGCCAAGGCTCGGGGTGGGAGAGTTTCTGGTGGCTGGAATGGCTACTCCCATAAGGGAGCCTATATGCGTCGCCATAGATAAAGGCGACATCCGGCTTGGTTACGGCCACAAGACTGTCTTCGAGCTTCATGAGGAGTTTGCGGAGGGGGTGGCGCGGCTTGAACCTTCTTAA
- a CDS encoding helix-turn-helix domain-containing protein: protein MSGWLEEALRVLMDLDKAKTRLEVLNAIMDYGPVSPSELAERLGLSQNAVNIALHYLSKSGVVKKVERGLYEVNHAVFYKAFLALVFKLKDVVGR, encoded by the coding sequence GTGAGTGGCTGGTTGGAGGAGGCGTTAAGGGTTCTTATGGATTTGGATAAGGCTAAGACTAGGTTGGAGGTTTTGAACGCTATAATGGATTATGGCCCGGTGTCTCCGTCGGAGCTTGCTGAAAGGCTTGGTTTGTCCCAGAATGCAGTTAACATAGCTCTCCACTACTTGTCTAAGAGTGGTGTTGTGAAGAAGGTTGAGAGGGGGCTTTACGAGGTGAATCACGCTGTTTTCTATAAGGCTTTCCTGGCGCTGGTTTTCAAGTTAAAGGATGTTGTTGGGAGGTGA
- a CDS encoding ArsR family transcriptional regulator, whose product MNRLCDNALRLRGGSLKVLSLLSISAKPLRPSEIAEILNMPLKDVGKYLVRLSEKGLVSKVEVNGTPGYVSNLDLLEIVLDHERRLRSLE is encoded by the coding sequence GTGAACAGGCTTTGTGATAACGCTTTGCGGCTTCGTGGGGGTAGCCTTAAGGTTTTGTCTCTTCTCTCAATTTCAGCGAAGCCTCTTAGGCCCAGTGAGATAGCTGAGATTTTGAACATGCCTTTGAAGGATGTTGGTAAGTACCTTGTCCGGCTTTCTGAGAAGGGGTTGGTTTCAAAGGTTGAGGTGAATGGTACCCCTGGTTATGTGTCTAACTTGGACTTGTTAGAGATAGTGTTGGACCACGAGAGGCGTTTAAGGAGCCTTGAGTGA
- a CDS encoding winged helix-turn-helix transcriptional regulator has translation MKVEDLEEAFRHILGMKESTLRVLTYILVKGERVTPKEIVEETGLSQNSVWKAVRRLEALGVIRSVERGSYEANHGFILALLLFELQKVARMLGEVGVERD, from the coding sequence TTGAAGGTTGAAGATTTGGAGGAGGCATTCAGGCATATTTTGGGGATGAAGGAGAGCACGCTGCGTGTCTTAACCTATATTTTAGTGAAGGGGGAGAGAGTTACTCCTAAGGAGATTGTTGAGGAGACTGGGTTGAGCCAGAACAGTGTTTGGAAGGCTGTTAGGCGGCTTGAGGCTTTAGGGGTTATAAGGTCTGTTGAGAGGGGGAGCTATGAGGCTAATCATGGATTTATATTGGCTTTACTGCTATTTGAGCTCCAGAAGGTAGCGAGGATGCTTGGAGAGGTGGGCGTTGAGCGAGACTGA
- a CDS encoding helix-turn-helix domain-containing protein has translation MSETEGDARAGFAKFLKLGEASMKIVEYVLRSPNPVTPKELVEKLGLSEGTVWNALSRLSKTGFLVSTGRGEYKANYGYILAMVLFALVELYEKRGKER, from the coding sequence TTGAGCGAGACTGAGGGTGATGCAAGGGCGGGGTTTGCAAAATTTTTAAAGCTGGGAGAAGCCTCCATGAAGATAGTGGAGTATGTGTTGCGCTCTCCAAACCCTGTGACGCCGAAGGAGCTTGTCGAAAAGTTGGGGCTGAGTGAGGGGACTGTGTGGAACGCGCTTAGCAGGCTCAGTAAAACTGGGTTTTTAGTGTCTACGGGAAGAGGGGAGTATAAGGCAAACTACGGATACATACTTGCTATGGTGCTCTTCGCTTTAGTTGAACTATACGAGAAGAGGGGGAAGGAGAGATGA
- a CDS encoding winged helix-turn-helix domain-containing protein, producing MSGKEREGEMSGSVEKQAPEKVNPRAVIAALMGFRERGSSVLSYLLRKQEGKPVPPSEIQKALNISPSNLSHSGRSLEKLGLISRGPDGYTPKIGVIIDVLLSVVTDLVRRVEELERAVEEKR from the coding sequence ATGAGCGGGAAGGAGAGAGAAGGAGAGATGAGCGGGAGCGTGGAGAAGCAGGCGCCTGAGAAAGTGAACCCTAGGGCTGTGATAGCAGCGCTTATGGGGTTCAGGGAGAGAGGTTCATCAGTCTTATCATACCTGCTGAGGAAGCAGGAGGGAAAACCTGTCCCCCCATCAGAAATACAAAAGGCGCTTAATATCTCCCCGTCAAACTTGTCTCACTCTGGTAGGAGCCTCGAGAAGCTTGGACTTATTTCGAGGGGGCCCGACGGCTATACCCCGAAAATAGGAGTGATCATAGACGTGCTTCTTTCCGTAGTAACAGATCTTGTGAGAAGAGTTGAGGAGCTGGAGAGGGCTGTTGAAGAAAAAAGGTGA